A genomic segment from Paraconexibacter algicola encodes:
- the rplL gene encoding 50S ribosomal protein L7/L12 — translation MATTQEWIDELKSISVLELSERIKALEEEFGVSATAVAAAAPAAGGGGGDAGGEDEASSTVDVVITAAGDKKIQVIKVVRAATGLGLKEAKAVVDEAPKAVKEGIERDEAEKLKAELEEAGATVELK, via the coding sequence ATGGCCACGACTCAGGAGTGGATCGACGAGCTGAAGAGCATCTCGGTGCTCGAGCTGTCCGAGCGCATCAAGGCGCTGGAGGAGGAGTTCGGCGTGTCGGCGACGGCCGTCGCGGCGGCGGCCCCGGCCGCCGGTGGCGGCGGCGGTGACGCGGGCGGCGAGGACGAGGCGAGCAGCACCGTCGACGTCGTCATCACCGCGGCCGGCGACAAGAAGATCCAGGTCATCAAGGTCGTCCGTGCGGCGACCGGCCTCGGTCTGAAGGAGGCCAAGGCGGTCGTCGACGAGGCGCCCAAGGCCGTCAAGGAGGGCATCGAGCGCGACGAGGCCGAGAAGCTCAAGGCCGAGCTCGAGGAGGCCGGCGCGACCGTCGAGCTCAAGTAG
- the rplA gene encoding 50S ribosomal protein L1, with protein MGKHSKSYSDVKSQVDRSRDYSPAEAVALVQQLKRAKFDESVEIHVRTGLNVRHADEQLRGTIALPHGLGKEVTIAVFAQGPKAAEAEAAGADIVGADDLAKRVEEGFTDFDVAIATPDMMPLVGRLGRVLGPSGKMPNPKVGTVTMDVAKAVEEAKAGKVEYRTDRTAIVHLVIGKTSFPAEHLLENYAAVIDELVRAKPSAAKGKYLKTITMASTMGPGVKVDATRTRDILGEAAPTAA; from the coding sequence ATGGGCAAGCACAGCAAGAGCTACAGCGACGTCAAGTCGCAGGTCGACCGCTCGCGGGACTACTCGCCGGCCGAGGCCGTCGCGCTGGTCCAGCAGCTGAAGCGCGCGAAGTTCGACGAGTCCGTCGAGATCCACGTGCGCACCGGCCTGAACGTCCGCCACGCCGACGAGCAGCTCCGCGGCACGATCGCGCTGCCGCACGGTCTCGGCAAGGAGGTCACGATCGCCGTCTTCGCGCAGGGCCCGAAGGCCGCCGAGGCCGAGGCCGCGGGCGCGGACATCGTCGGCGCCGACGACCTCGCCAAGCGCGTCGAGGAGGGCTTCACCGACTTCGACGTCGCCATCGCGACCCCGGACATGATGCCGCTCGTCGGCCGTCTCGGCCGCGTGCTCGGCCCGTCCGGCAAGATGCCGAACCCGAAGGTCGGCACCGTGACGATGGACGTCGCGAAGGCCGTCGAGGAGGCGAAGGCGGGCAAGGTCGAGTACCGCACCGACCGCACCGCGATCGTCCACCTCGTCATCGGCAAGACGAGCTTCCCCGCCGAGCACCTGCTCGAGAACTACGCGGCCGTCATCGACGAACTCGTCCGCGCGAAGCCGTCGGCCGCGAAGGGCAAGTACCTGAAGACCATCACCATGGCGTCCACGATGGGCCCGGGCGTGAAGGTCGACGCCACCCGTACCCGCGACATCCTCGGGGAGGCCGCGCCCACCGCCGCCTAG
- the rplJ gene encoding 50S ribosomal protein L10: MNREQKAAVIDEIAADIQESEAIFAVDYRGITVAQVAELRGKLRESDATFRVVKNTLTERAADKVDAPQLKELLTGPTALTFVRGDVAAAAKAVSDAQKTTQLLEFKGGIMNGEPLDAAQITAISKLPSREVLYGQLVGVVASPVSGVVRTLNALIQGVAIQLGGVLEKKQSGEIPAGDAPAAAAPATEDAPAEAEAPAEETEAPAAEATEDTPAAEADTSTTDNDQTDASAAADSTDA, from the coding sequence ATGAACAGGGAACAGAAAGCCGCGGTGATCGACGAGATCGCCGCCGACATCCAGGAATCCGAGGCGATCTTCGCCGTGGACTACCGCGGGATCACGGTCGCCCAGGTGGCCGAGCTCCGCGGGAAGCTGCGCGAGTCCGACGCCACGTTCCGGGTCGTCAAGAACACGCTGACGGAGCGTGCCGCCGACAAGGTGGACGCCCCGCAGCTGAAGGAGCTGCTGACGGGCCCGACGGCCCTGACCTTCGTCCGCGGTGACGTCGCGGCGGCCGCCAAGGCCGTCTCCGACGCGCAGAAGACGACGCAGCTGCTCGAGTTCAAGGGCGGCATCATGAACGGTGAGCCGCTCGATGCGGCGCAGATCACCGCGATCTCGAAGCTGCCGTCGCGCGAGGTGCTCTACGGGCAGCTCGTCGGCGTCGTCGCCTCGCCGGTCTCCGGCGTCGTGCGCACGCTCAACGCCCTCATCCAGGGCGTCGCCATCCAGCTGGGTGGCGTGCTCGAGAAGAAGCAGTCCGGCGAGATCCCGGCGGGCGACGCGCCTGCCGCGGCGGCTCCGGCCACCGAGGACGCCCCGGCCGAGGCCGAGGCTCCCGCCGAGGAGACCGAGGCCCCCGCGGCCGAGGCCACCGAGGACACCCCGGCCGCCGAGGCCGACACCAGCACCACCGACAACGACCAGACGGATGCGTCGGCTGCCGCCGACAGCACCGACGCATAG
- the secE gene encoding preprotein translocase subunit SecE: MARDDEHEQEQDAPDERELEQQALAAAPSGAPREQSLPGQSTKGGPARFGRFLKASWAELQRVQWPDRRQVGQATAVVLGFVVVAGAYLGLADVAAENLVDLVL, translated from the coding sequence GTGGCGCGCGACGACGAGCACGAGCAGGAGCAGGACGCTCCCGACGAGCGCGAGCTCGAGCAGCAGGCCCTCGCGGCCGCGCCGAGCGGTGCCCCGCGGGAGCAGAGCCTGCCGGGCCAGTCCACCAAGGGCGGGCCGGCGCGGTTCGGCCGGTTCCTGAAGGCGTCCTGGGCCGAGCTGCAGCGCGTGCAGTGGCCGGACCGCCGCCAGGTCGGGCAGGCCACCGCCGTGGTCCTCGGCTTCGTCGTCGTCGCGGGGGCCTACCTGGGTCTCGCGGACGTCGCCGCCGAAAACCTCGTGGACCTCGTCCTCTAA
- the nusG gene encoding transcription termination/antitermination protein NusG, producing the protein MFRWYVVNTYSGHENKVKQNLEHRSVSLGQKRFMRQIVVPTETVSEVKDGEKKTKEQRTMPGYVLVNMELNEDSWQLVKGTPGVTGFVGASNEPVPLTQVEVDRLLKREVAQKVQTKAQFSIGESVKVVSGPLSDFSGEISEINQDAQKLKVLVSIFGRETPVEVGFDQVKKI; encoded by the coding sequence ATGTTCCGCTGGTACGTCGTCAACACCTATTCCGGGCACGAGAACAAGGTCAAGCAGAACCTCGAGCACCGCTCGGTCTCGCTGGGCCAGAAGCGCTTCATGCGCCAGATCGTCGTGCCCACGGAGACGGTCTCCGAGGTCAAGGACGGCGAGAAGAAGACCAAGGAGCAGCGCACCATGCCGGGCTACGTGCTCGTGAACATGGAGCTCAACGAGGACTCCTGGCAGCTCGTGAAGGGCACGCCGGGCGTCACCGGGTTCGTCGGCGCGTCCAACGAGCCGGTCCCGCTCACGCAGGTCGAGGTCGACCGGCTGCTCAAGCGCGAGGTCGCGCAGAAGGTCCAGACGAAGGCGCAGTTCAGCATCGGGGAGTCCGTGAAGGTCGTCAGCGGTCCGCTGTCGGACTTCTCGGGCGAGATCTCCGAGATCAACCAGGACGCGCAGAAGCTAAAGGTCCTGGTCTCCATCTTCGGCCGGGAGACCCCGGTCGAGGTCGGGTTCGACCAGGTGAAGAAGATCTAA
- the rplK gene encoding 50S ribosomal protein L11, with amino-acid sequence MAKKVLTQIKLQAAGGQASPAPPVGPALGQHGINIMEFCKAFNAQTQQDSGTIIPVVITVYEDRSFTFVTKTPPAAILIKQAAGIDSGSAEPHRVKVATLTEAQVREIAEKKLADLNAHDVDQAAKIIAGTARSMGVEVV; translated from the coding sequence ATGGCAAAGAAGGTCCTCACCCAGATCAAGCTGCAGGCCGCCGGCGGCCAGGCCAGCCCGGCTCCGCCGGTCGGCCCCGCCCTGGGTCAGCACGGCATCAACATCATGGAGTTCTGCAAGGCGTTCAACGCCCAGACGCAGCAGGACTCGGGGACGATCATCCCCGTCGTCATCACCGTGTACGAGGACCGCTCGTTCACGTTCGTGACGAAGACCCCGCCGGCCGCGATCCTGATCAAGCAGGCCGCCGGGATCGATTCGGGCTCCGCTGAGCCCCACCGCGTCAAGGTCGCGACGCTGACCGAGGCGCAGGTCCGCGAGATCGCGGAGAAGAAGCTGGCCGACCTGAACGCCCACGACGTGGACCAGGCGGCGAAGATCATCGCGGGGACCGCCCGCTCGATGGGTGTGGAGGTCGTCTAG
- the rpmG gene encoding 50S ribosomal protein L33 codes for MARGDVRIAITLACEDCKRRNYQTNKSKRNNPDRITLRKYCKWCRSQTSHKETR; via the coding sequence ATGGCCCGCGGAGACGTGCGCATCGCCATCACCCTCGCCTGCGAGGACTGCAAGCGCCGCAACTACCAGACCAACAAGTCCAAGCGCAACAACCCCGATCGCATCACGCTGCGGAAGTACTGCAAGTGGTGCCGGTCGCAGACGTCGCACAAGGAGACCCGCTAA
- a CDS encoding transglutaminase family protein produces the protein MNFQIRYLTEYRYDGPVSDNLNALRVRPATTSTQRCDDFQFRTDPETRVQSHRDYFGTEVIEFGIPKIHDHLTIDVRARVVTSEPAEPPESSWEALGTPAYEEAAGEFLLPGPAEPPEGLLDGLVETTRATTPLATLKLLCELIPDRFRYDQTATYVGSTVEDLLRVGGGVCQDFVHLGLLLLRRHGIAARYVSGYLWAAPADGSLDSMEVHTHAWLEALLPTEERGEPVWVGADPTNRRLAGETHVKIGHGRHYVDVPPIKGVYRGVAQATYEASVKLTRLDPATSARA, from the coding sequence ATGAACTTCCAGATCCGCTACCTCACCGAGTACCGCTACGACGGGCCGGTGTCCGACAACCTCAACGCGCTGCGGGTGCGTCCCGCGACGACGAGCACGCAGCGCTGCGACGACTTCCAGTTCCGCACCGATCCGGAGACGCGCGTGCAGAGCCACCGCGACTACTTCGGCACCGAGGTCATCGAGTTCGGGATCCCCAAGATCCACGACCACCTGACGATCGACGTGCGGGCCCGGGTCGTGACCTCCGAGCCGGCCGAGCCGCCGGAGTCCTCCTGGGAGGCGCTCGGGACGCCCGCCTACGAGGAGGCGGCCGGGGAGTTCCTGCTGCCCGGCCCGGCGGAGCCGCCCGAGGGCCTGCTGGACGGGCTCGTCGAGACGACCCGCGCCACGACCCCGCTGGCGACGCTGAAGCTCCTGTGCGAGCTGATCCCCGACCGCTTCCGCTACGACCAGACCGCCACGTACGTCGGCTCCACGGTCGAGGACCTGCTGCGCGTCGGCGGCGGCGTCTGCCAGGACTTCGTGCACCTCGGGCTGCTGCTGCTGCGCCGCCACGGGATCGCGGCGCGCTACGTCAGCGGGTACCTCTGGGCGGCCCCGGCGGACGGCAGCCTCGACTCGATGGAGGTCCACACGCACGCGTGGCTCGAGGCGCTGCTGCCGACGGAGGAGCGCGGGGAGCCCGTGTGGGTCGGGGCGGACCCGACGAACCGCCGGCTCGCGGGGGAGACCCACGTGAAGATCGGGCACGGTCGCCACTACGTCGACGTGCCGCCGATCAAGGGCGTCTATCGCGGCGTCGCGCAGGCGACCTACGAGGCGTCGGTGAAGCTCACCCGCCTGGACCCGGCCACCAGCGCGCGGGCCTGA